One stretch of Roseimicrobium sp. ORNL1 DNA includes these proteins:
- a CDS encoding SDR family NAD(P)-dependent oxidoreductase, with translation MTESLARFQNKIIVITGGTGSFGNAVVRRFLTKGVAEIRIFSRDEKKQEDMRSEYRDARLKFHLGDVRDPNSVSSVMRGADMVFCAAALKQVPSCEFHPMEAVYTNVLGTENTLNAAIHHGVGHVIALSTDKAVYPINAMGMSKALMEKVVSAKSRNLPVGSTTLCVTRYGNVMASRGSVIPLFVQQLRAGLPITITDPEMTRYMMSLDEAVDLVLYAFTHGQGGDIFVQKAPSATVGQLARALKQIFNSRSEIKIIGTRHGEKKHEALLTREEMIRAEDRDGYFRIPSDARDLNYAMYTDKGEPGVTEATDYTSENTRRLSDADLVETLLKLDYIKSELHTALNLVSPKHSDAAAA, from the coding sequence ATGACGGAGAGTTTGGCCAGGTTTCAAAACAAGATCATTGTCATCACCGGCGGTACCGGCTCCTTTGGAAATGCGGTGGTGCGGCGTTTCCTCACGAAGGGTGTGGCAGAAATTCGCATCTTCAGCCGGGATGAGAAGAAGCAGGAGGACATGCGCAGCGAGTACCGCGATGCGCGACTCAAGTTCCACCTCGGTGATGTGCGTGATCCCAACAGCGTCTCCAGCGTCATGCGCGGGGCGGACATGGTCTTCTGCGCGGCTGCCCTCAAGCAGGTGCCCTCGTGCGAGTTCCACCCCATGGAGGCAGTGTACACCAACGTGCTGGGCACGGAGAACACGCTCAACGCCGCCATCCATCACGGCGTGGGCCACGTCATTGCTCTCAGCACGGACAAGGCGGTGTATCCCATCAATGCCATGGGCATGTCCAAGGCACTGATGGAAAAGGTGGTCTCCGCCAAGTCGCGTAATCTCCCGGTCGGCTCCACTACCCTCTGCGTCACCCGCTATGGCAATGTGATGGCCTCACGGGGCTCCGTGATTCCCCTCTTTGTACAGCAGCTCAGAGCGGGGCTGCCCATCACCATCACGGACCCGGAAATGACCCGCTACATGATGTCCCTGGATGAGGCCGTCGACTTGGTGCTCTATGCCTTCACCCACGGGCAGGGGGGTGACATCTTTGTGCAGAAGGCGCCCTCCGCCACCGTCGGGCAGCTCGCGCGAGCGCTGAAGCAAATCTTCAACTCCAGGAGCGAAATCAAAATCATCGGCACGCGTCACGGGGAGAAGAAACACGAGGCGCTCCTCACGCGGGAGGAGATGATCCGCGCGGAGGACCGTGATGGCTATTTCCGAATCCCGTCAGATGCCCGCGATCTGAACTACGCGATGTACACGGACAAAGGCGAGCCCGGCGTGACGGAGGCTACGGACTACACCTCCGAGAACACCCGGCGCCTGAGTGATGCGGACCTGGTGGAGACACTCCTGAAGCTCGACTACATCAAGAGTGAGCTGCACACCGCACTCAACCTGGTGAGTCCGAAACACAGCGACGCAGCGGCAGCGTAG
- a CDS encoding Gfo/Idh/MocA family oxidoreductase, with protein MNAIPNNSPEPSGLSRFMDRRGFLRNSAAVAGGTLLLGTSKSAMAQAAAAGRKIKCALVGCGAQGDALRTASKTVDGIHWVAVADIWGYNRKPMARRMELENKHQVEGTVNQYETIEELLEKEPSIEAVFIATPDFLHAPFSRLALEKGKSVYCEKMMSNTIDGARDMVKAGRENKGIFQIGHQRHSNPRYINLRDNVIRKNNLLGRVTHCYGQWNRGVSASVPLGVPKNQDIPQEMLSKYGYADMLQFRNWRFFSKYGAGPLSDLGAHQIDMFNWMYDTQPVSVIATGAVDYYDGSTGEDGVQKAKFELPDNVMCLYEFKLPSGTMRAYYQVLTTTGSQGFYEKHMGVKGSAIISEAALYNQVYAEPGNDWTKFSEGENPFIAKAADKIKNKFWEQSRNWEKPKPPSYTKVSAADVRESKALDQWELNVTLNERPHAPHIRNFIESVQTNDANHLNCNVQAAFKSCVTVLKAYEAIEKGTKVLFTPEDFTVA; from the coding sequence ATGAACGCCATTCCCAATAATTCCCCAGAGCCTTCCGGTCTTTCCCGTTTCATGGACCGACGCGGCTTCCTCCGCAACAGCGCCGCCGTTGCAGGCGGCACCCTCCTGCTGGGCACCAGCAAGAGCGCCATGGCCCAGGCAGCTGCTGCCGGCCGCAAAATCAAATGCGCCCTCGTAGGCTGCGGCGCCCAGGGTGATGCCCTGCGCACCGCCTCCAAAACCGTGGACGGCATCCATTGGGTGGCCGTGGCGGACATCTGGGGCTACAACCGCAAGCCCATGGCGCGCCGCATGGAGCTGGAGAACAAGCACCAGGTCGAAGGCACGGTGAACCAGTACGAAACCATCGAGGAACTCCTGGAAAAGGAGCCATCCATCGAGGCCGTCTTCATCGCCACGCCAGACTTCCTGCACGCCCCCTTCTCCCGCCTTGCCCTGGAAAAAGGCAAGTCCGTGTACTGCGAGAAGATGATGTCCAACACCATCGACGGTGCTCGTGACATGGTGAAAGCCGGTCGCGAAAACAAGGGCATCTTCCAGATTGGCCACCAGCGCCACAGCAACCCGCGCTACATCAACCTGCGCGACAATGTCATCCGCAAGAACAACCTGCTGGGCCGTGTGACCCACTGCTACGGCCAGTGGAACCGCGGTGTCTCCGCCTCCGTCCCCCTCGGCGTGCCGAAGAACCAGGACATCCCGCAGGAGATGCTGAGCAAGTACGGCTACGCGGACATGCTCCAGTTCCGCAACTGGCGCTTCTTCTCCAAGTACGGCGCCGGCCCCCTCTCCGACCTCGGAGCGCACCAGATTGACATGTTCAACTGGATGTATGACACCCAGCCCGTGTCCGTGATCGCGACCGGCGCAGTGGACTACTACGACGGCTCCACGGGTGAAGACGGCGTGCAGAAGGCGAAGTTCGAACTGCCGGACAACGTGATGTGCCTGTATGAGTTCAAGCTCCCGTCCGGCACCATGCGCGCCTACTACCAGGTGCTCACCACCACCGGCTCCCAGGGCTTCTATGAGAAGCACATGGGTGTGAAGGGCTCCGCCATCATTTCCGAAGCTGCGCTGTACAACCAGGTCTATGCCGAACCCGGCAACGACTGGACGAAGTTCAGCGAAGGCGAAAACCCCTTCATCGCCAAGGCCGCGGACAAGATCAAAAACAAGTTCTGGGAACAGAGCCGCAACTGGGAAAAGCCCAAGCCCCCGTCTTATACGAAGGTCTCCGCCGCCGACGTGCGTGAGAGCAAGGCTCTGGACCAGTGGGAGCTCAACGTGACGCTCAACGAGCGCCCGCATGCCCCTCACATCCGGAACTTCATCGAATCCGTGCAGACGAACGATGCGAACCACCTGAACTGCAACGTCCAGGCGGCCTTCAAGTCGTGCGTGACCGTGCTGAAGGCGTACGAAGCCATCGAAAAGGGCACGAAGGTGCTCTTCACCCCCGAAGACTTCACTGTGGCTTGA